One window of the Sparus aurata chromosome 7, fSpaAur1.1, whole genome shotgun sequence genome contains the following:
- the snpha gene encoding syntaphilin — protein MSLTPSRKASSGQRRRSVGTGGGGGRYSHSDTSSTHTYPGRVRTADVSPTARTHPSTPRRQVKHTACSDNHGIRPPTPEQYLTPLQQKEVCIRHLRARLRDNVERLQHRDCEIDELRTQLYRMQEDWIEEECHRVEAQLALKEARKEIQHLQEVVESVKSNLNVREQDPHDHKPYSGLQARPGGKSRSCGCSPASTLSRGATHTRLSSEALQLERGSTTPESGRASRPAGQTHLLLEAALLSEQLPPQGHLRGPPTVPRSSTYEKLCSGGAVLPFSHSCHTLSSTCKCSAHAYLPHHHLFLHLPQEEAPVTSAPAAAPASDPIPTPSPAAERKPEVRSQACSPTMSWLCEESCAEELSVISLKTDIPPSEPHPIHPPSLPPLSLPEHSYSLEPLPPDKPEQVTKTPSEPHTCQPLPAAPPLPVRQDATVVEIEEDDMDETEVANEDGYSPQLCHWSRYFLVDLLALAVPVVPTMAWLCRGAQRDVMPAYHIGSLLRGCCAVALYSLRRRGAGRGGRSASMNGTTSI, from the exons ATGTCTCTCACTCCGAGTCGAAAAGCCTCCTCAGGTCAGCGCAG GCGCTCGGTGGGCACTGGTGGCGGAGGTGGGCGATACTCTCACAGCGACACATCCAGTACCCACACCTACCCGGGCCGGGTCAGGACAGCCGATGTCAGCCCCACGGCCAGGACACATCCAAGTACACCCAG GCGTCAGGTGAAGCACACAGCCTGCAGTGACAACCATGGGATCAGGCCTCCGACCCCGGAGCAGTACCTCACGCCTCTGCAACAGAAGGAGGTGTGTATCCGACATCTGCGAGCCAGACTGAGGGACAATGTGGAACGACTACAACACAG AGACTGTGAAATAGATGAGTTGAGGACCCAGCTGTACAGGATGCAGGAGGACTGGATAGAGGAGGAGTGTCACCGTGTGGAGGCCCAGTTAGCCCTGAAAGAGGCCCGCAAAGAGATCCAGCACCTTCAGGAGGTGGTTGAGTCGGTGAAGTCCAACCTGAACgttcgtgaacaagacccccaCGATCACAAGCCATACTCAGGGTTGCAAGCTCGGCCGGGGGGGAAGTCTCGCTCCTGCGGCTGCTCCCCAGCCAGCACTTTGAGCCGCGGCGCCACCCACACCCGACTGAGCAGCGAGGCTCTGCAGCTGGAGCGCGGCTCAACTACTCCCGAGTCAGGCCGAGCGTCTCGCCCAGCGGGACAAACCCACCTGCTCCTGGAGGCGGCCCTCCTGTCGGAGCAGCTGCCCCCGCAGGGACACCTCCGAGGCCCCCCGACTGTGCCGCGCTCCTCCACCTACGAGAAGCTGTGCAGTGGGGGGGCGGTGTTGCCATTCTCACACTCCTGTCACACTCTCAGTAGCACCTGCAAGTGCAGTGCCCACGCCTACCTCCCCCATCATCACTTGTTCCTGCACTTACCTCAGGAGGAGGCCCCGGTGACATCGGCACCTGCAGCTGCCCCTGCTTCTGACCCCATCCCCACTCCCAGTCCTGCAGCGGAGAGGAAGCCGGAGGTGCGCTCCCAGGCCTGCAGCCCCACCATGAGCTGGCTGTGCGAGGAAAGCTGTGCCGAGGAGCTGAGCGTcatttctctaaaaacagaCATCCCCCCATCAGAGCCACACCCGATCCATCCACCGTCCTTacctcctctgtccctccccGAGCACTCCTACAGTTTAGAGCCGCTCCCACCCGACAAACCAGAGCAGGTAACAAAGACCCCTTCAGAGCCACACACCTGCCAGCCCCTCCCTGCTGCCCCTCCACTTCCTGTGAGGCAGGACGCTACAGTAGTGGAGATAGAAGAAGACGATATGGATGAAACGGAAGTTGCGAACGAAGATGGGTACTCCCCTCAGCTCTGCCACTGGAGCCGCTACTTCCTCGTAGACCTGCTGGCGTTGGCGGTGCCAGTGGTCCCCACCATGGCGTGGCTGTGCAGAGGGGCGCAACGGGACGTCATGCCGGCCTATCACATCGGGTCACtgctgagaggctgctgtgccGTGGCCCTCTACTCGCTTCGACGCCGGGGTGCAGGCAGGGGAGGGAGGTCCGCCAGCATGAATGGAACAACATCCATCTGA